A segment of the Candidatus Dormiibacterota bacterium genome:
GTTGCGATCGCGCTCGCGATGAAAGCAAGCGTGGCGGCGAAGAGGGCGATGCCGCCCTCGGCCAATGCCTGCAGGTACCAACTATTGGCATGCGTGCGCACGCCGTACACGCCGGCGCGATCGAGTTCGAGCTGATAGTTACCGGCGCCGATGCCAAGCCACGGATGGGTGCGAAAAAAGGTCCAGGCCGCGCGCCACAACTCCGGCCGATTGCCGACGCCGCCCGAATAATCGGTCGCGGCCTCCACGCGGGCGAAGCCGAACGAATGCGCGACGAGTCCCCACGCGGTTGCGCCGCATCCGCCGATCCCGATTCCCACCAATGCGGGGCCGCCCGCGCGCCACCAGCGGTCTCGCCGAACGATGCCGAGCACGATCAACACGACGGCGATACCAACCGCCGCGCCGCGCGAAAACGTGAGAACGGCGGCGCAGCCCGCGAGCGCCAAGCATAGCGCGACGAGCTTCCCGGGGCGTTCCATCGCCCAAGCTCCGATCGCCGCGATCGCGAGTTCCAAATATCCACCGAGTTGATTGGGCCCTTCGAGCGCGCCGGCGATGCGCGGCACGATGGTATCGCCGAGCACGAGCGCCGACGGCGCGCCCACAACTTCTTGCGCGAGTGCCGAGAGCGCGACCAACGCGACCGACGCGCAGAGCGCGCGAAGCAACAACGTATCGTTGGGGTCCAGGCGATAGGCGACGTACGCCACCGCGAAGAGCACGAGATGTTCGACGGCTTTCAACGTTTCGCGCAACACCGGCGTCGGATGGAGTGCGGTGACGATCGTGAGCAGCGTCACCGCGCAGAGCGCAGCTAAGGCGATTGCGATGCCTCTAAACTCGCGCTCGCGCAGAAAACGGAGTATCCCGGCATAACTGAGCAAGCCGACGATCACGCCCACCAGCACCACCTTCGGCAGCGTGATCGTCGTCCCGAACGCATCGCGATAGAGCGCGAACGGCGTGACGAAGAGCAGCAAGGCCAGCCCGTAGCTCGCGCGGCGCATCGTCAGGAGCGCGGTCGCGGCGAAAAGTGCGACAAAAACCATGCCCATCAACGGGTCGAGCGGAACGCGAACCGAGATCTGATCGACGACCGGCTGATAGTGCACGTTGGCGGGCTTCGCGTTCGCGTTCGCGAAATCCGGGATCGTGATGGACGAACGGGCGATGCGCCAGGCGATCGAGCGTAAACGCGAGGGCGCAGAGTTGGAGCCGTCGCTCTGGGACGCGATCGTGGCCGCCTATATGGCCGGCGCGGTCGACGACGCTCAAATGGCGGCGATGACGATGGCCTGCGTGTGGCGCGGCCTGACGATCGCCGAAGCGACCGCGCTCACCCGAGCGATGGTCGCAAGCGGCCAAACGCTGCAGTATCCGTCCAACAGCATCGTCGTGGATAAACACTCGAGCGGGGGCGTGAGCGATATCGTCTCGCCGATCGTCGTGCCGTTGGTGGCCGCGTGCGGCGTGCGCGTCGCGAAGCTTTCGGGCCGTGCCCTAGGCCACACCGGCGGCACGATCGATAAGCTCGAAACGATCGCGGGCTTCAACGCCGCGCTGCCTATGGATGCGTTCGTCGCGCAAGTCGAGCGCATCGGCTGCGCGATCGCGGCCCAGAGCGATGCCTTCGTGCCCGCGGATAAGCGCTTGTATCATCTGCGCGATCGCACCGGAACCGTACCGAGCCTCGGGCTGATCGCTTCGTCGATCGTATCGAAAAAAATCGCGGGCGGCGCGCATCGCTTCGTGTTCGACGTCAAGTGCGGTTCGGCAGCGTTCATGCGGACCCCGCGCGAAGCGATCGAACTCGCGCAAGCGCTCGTCGATATCTCGCGCGAATTCGGCCGCGGCGCGAAAGCGATCGTATCGGATATGAACGAGCCGCTCGGCCATTCGATCGGGACCGGCATCGAAGTGATCGAAGCGCGCGATTTCTTGCGTGGCCGCATTCTCGACGCGCGCGTACGCGAGCTGTGCCTTCAGGTTGCAGCCGCAATGTTGGAACTTGCCGGCATCGATGAACCGCGCGCTTTGGCCGCGAGCGTGCTCGATAGCGGCAGCGCGTACGAAAAATTCGTGGAGCTCATCGAAGCGCAGGGGGGCAGTCGTCACGCGCTGGAGGCGTTGGCGTTACCGGAACGCACGCACTCGGTGAACGCGCAACGCGACGGCTACGTCGAGCGCATCGATGCGGTGGCGCTCGGAAACCTCGCCCGCGAGTGGAGCGCTAAGGCGCCGACCGCAGGTATCCGCCTTAACGTGCGCGTCGGCGATCGCGTCGAGCGCGGGCAACTGCTCGCCGAATGCTATGGCGTGCACGTGAATGGATCGCACGTACAAACCGCTATCGCGATCGGCGATGCACGCCCGACGCCGCACCCGCTCGTCTACGCCACGATCTAGGGCGCAGGCGCTACGAGCGTTCGATTTCGGCGATGAGGTAGAGCGGGCGGCCTTTGACTTCGTCGTAGACGCGGCCGATGTACTCGCCGAGAATGCCCAGGCTGATGAGTTGGACGCCGCCCAGGAAGATAATGGCGACGATGAGCGAGGCCCAGCCTTTGGTGTAGCCGGGCGGGTGCAGGCTGAAGAGTTTGTAGCCGACCACGATGAGCGCGTAAATGAACGCGGCCGCGCTCGAGATGAAGCCGAGATACGATGCGAAGCGTAATGGTACGTCGGAGAACGATGTGATGCCGTCGATCGCGAAGCGGATCATCTTCGTAAACGGGTATTTCGTAACGCCGGAGAGGCGCTCGTCGCGATCGTATTCGATGCCGGTTTGATTGAAGCCGACCCAGCTCACCATGCCGCGTAAAAAGCGGTGGCGTTCGGGCGAGCGTTTGAGGGCATCGACGACGCGGCGGCTCATCAAGCGGAAATCTCCGGTGTCGACGGGGATGGAGACTTTGGTGAGGCGCTTGATCGTGCGATAGAAAATGCGCGCGGTGAGCAACTTGAAGGCGCTTTCGCCTTTGCGCGTTCTGCGCACGGCATAGACGACGTCGTAGCCCTCGCGATATTTCGCGAGGAAGGCATCGATGAGTTCGGGCGGGTCTTGTAGATCGCCGTCCATGAGGATGACGGCATCGCCCGTCGCGATATCGATACCGGCGGAGGCCGCGAGTTGGTGGCCGAAGTTGCGCGAGAGATTCACGAGCACGAGATTCGCTCGTAACGGAAGCTGCTCGCGAATGCGCGCGAGGGTGCGATCGTTGCTGCCGTCGTTGACGAGCACCACCTCGAACGTGGTTTCGGGCGGGAGCCGTTCCAGGATCGCGTAAACGCGATCGAGGAGCGGTACGACGTTGTCCTCTTCGTTGAAGAGCGGGACCACGACGCTCAGGGCCAAGCGGCCGGACGGGCGCTCTTGCATCGGGGCGCGGCTTCGACTCCCTGCGCGGAAAGTCCGTTGCGCACCTCGAACCTTCCGGCACCGTGAACCTATCGAAGTTCTTCATCGCCGCTTGCCTGCCGGCGGCCATCCTCGCCTCGTGCACCCCGGCGACGCACGAATCCGCCGCGGGTAGCCCTGCGCCCGTGGCCTCGCCCGCCGCGGTGGTGAGCGAAGTCCGCGTGCCGACGTCGGCTCCGGCGAGCGCCACGCCCAGCATCGCCCCGTCCGTGGCTCCGCTCTCGCGGGCCGCCCAAACACCGGTACCTGCGGCATCGGCCGTTTCCACCGGCGCGCCCGGCTCGGCCGCAACCACCGCGCCTGCCGCCGTGCCCGCCGCGACGGCGACCGCGAGCGCTCCGCCGAGCCCGGCCGCGGCTCCGACCCCGGCACCGGCACCGGCACCCAAACGCGTCCCCATTCGCCCGGCGGATGCGGCACCTAAAATCGTGAGCGTCTCGGTATCGCAGCGCACGATGCATCCGGGCCAGACGATCTCCGGCACGGTGCTCACCAGCTCCAACGTCGCGAGCGTCGAGGTGCGGATCGCCACCTACAGCATCGATATGCAGAAGGTCGGCGTCGGCCGGTTTGCGATGGCGTATACCGTGCCCAACGTCCCCGTCTTTTTTCGCGGCAACTACACCATGCAGGTGATCGCCCGCAACTCCGCCGGCGACCAAGCCTCCCGCGGCATCCCCATCACGATCCGCTAGAGCTGGCTTGCTCTCCAAGTGTGGCATGATATATACTTTGATATATACCGCCGCTGGGAGAGCATCATGAGCCACATCGCCAAGCTGTTCACGAACGGCCGCAGCCAAGCGGTACGCTTACCCGCGGCCTTCAGGTTCGACGCCAAGGAAGTGTTCATTCGTAGGGACGCCGAGACAGGCGATGTGATTCTGTCGCGCAAGCCCACGAGTTGGGATGGCTTCTTCGCCTCCCTCAAGGGCACCGACATTCCAGACGGCTTTTTGGCTGCCGAGGAACGCGACCAGAAGATGCACGATCGCGACCCGCTTGAAGGTATTGATTGACGCGATACATGCTGGATACCAATACCGTGAGCGGCTTGATACGGGAGCAGCCAAACGTCGTTCGGCGCGTCATATCGGTGCCGATGGCGTCCCTGTGCATTTCGGCGGTCAC
Coding sequences within it:
- a CDS encoding thymidine phosphorylase encodes the protein MAGFAFAFAKSGIVMDERAMRQAIERKREGAELEPSLWDAIVAAYMAGAVDDAQMAAMTMACVWRGLTIAEATALTRAMVASGQTLQYPSNSIVVDKHSSGGVSDIVSPIVVPLVAACGVRVAKLSGRALGHTGGTIDKLETIAGFNAALPMDAFVAQVERIGCAIAAQSDAFVPADKRLYHLRDRTGTVPSLGLIASSIVSKKIAGGAHRFVFDVKCGSAAFMRTPREAIELAQALVDISREFGRGAKAIVSDMNEPLGHSIGTGIEVIEARDFLRGRILDARVRELCLQVAAAMLELAGIDEPRALAASVLDSGSAYEKFVELIEAQGGSRHALEALALPERTHSVNAQRDGYVERIDAVALGNLAREWSAKAPTAGIRLNVRVGDRVERGQLLAECYGVHVNGSHVQTAIAIGDARPTPHPLVYATI
- a CDS encoding O-antigen ligase family protein, which translates into the protein MHYQPVVDQISVRVPLDPLMGMVFVALFAATALLTMRRASYGLALLLFVTPFALYRDAFGTTITLPKVVLVGVIVGLLSYAGILRFLREREFRGIAIALAALCAVTLLTIVTALHPTPVLRETLKAVEHLVLFAVAYVAYRLDPNDTLLLRALCASVALVALSALAQEVVGAPSALVLGDTIVPRIAGALEGPNQLGGYLELAIAAIGAWAMERPGKLVALCLALAGCAAVLTFSRGAAVGIAVVLIVLGIVRRDRWWRAGGPALVGIGIGGCGATAWGLVAHSFGFARVEAATDYSGGVGNRPELWRAAWTFFRTHPWLGIGAGNYQLELDRAGVYGVRTHANSWYLQALAEGGIALFAATLAFIASAIATLRAHLRDAQPWALGAFAATIALCVHQTVDYLIFYQKIGTPWMLAIGLGAAAISGRTRSRPESAIISDS
- the vapB gene encoding type II toxin-antitoxin system VapB family antitoxin, which codes for MSHIAKLFTNGRSQAVRLPAAFRFDAKEVFIRRDAETGDVILSRKPTSWDGFFASLKGTDIPDGFLAAEERDQKMHDRDPLEGID
- a CDS encoding glycosyltransferase family 2 protein — protein: MQERPSGRLALSVVVPLFNEEDNVVPLLDRVYAILERLPPETTFEVVLVNDGSNDRTLARIREQLPLRANLVLVNLSRNFGHQLAASAGIDIATGDAVILMDGDLQDPPELIDAFLAKYREGYDVVYAVRRTRKGESAFKLLTARIFYRTIKRLTKVSIPVDTGDFRLMSRRVVDALKRSPERHRFLRGMVSWVGFNQTGIEYDRDERLSGVTKYPFTKMIRFAIDGITSFSDVPLRFASYLGFISSAAAFIYALIVVGYKLFSLHPPGYTKGWASLIVAIIFLGGVQLISLGILGEYIGRVYDEVKGRPLYLIAEIERS